From Alkaliphilus flagellatus, the proteins below share one genomic window:
- a CDS encoding nuclear transport factor 2 family protein, which yields MGENVVKLFWEYIHNADFDSLNELISDDASIWLPNTKEVFKGKRKYIEFNKKYPDRWYVDLEKLYVCGETVISVAKIFNSENTASFYVTSFFKVNNNLIEEIVEYWGDNGEPPKWRLHEKLSERY from the coding sequence ATGGGTGAGAATGTAGTTAAATTATTCTGGGAGTATATACATAATGCAGACTTTGATAGCCTTAATGAATTAATAAGTGATGATGCAAGTATATGGTTACCAAATACAAAAGAAGTTTTTAAAGGCAAAAGAAAATATATAGAATTTAATAAAAAATATCCAGATAGGTGGTATGTTGATTTAGAGAAGTTATATGTGTGTGGTGAGACTGTTATTTCAGTTGCTAAAATATTTAACTCTGAAAATACTGCAAGTTTTTATGTAACATCATTTTTCAAAGTAAATAATAATTTAATAGAAGAAATAGTAGAGTATTGGGGAGATAATGGAGAACCTCCAAAATGGCGATTGCATGAAAAATTATCTGAAAGATATTGA
- the deoD gene encoding purine-nucleoside phosphorylase has translation MSIHIGAKKGDIAETILLPGDPLRAKYIAENFLADAVCYNEVRGMYGYTGTYKGKRVSVQGTGMGIPSISIYVNELIQSYDVKNLIRIGTCGSMQEDIKVRDVVLAMSASTNSGANKVRFSGLDYAPTANFELLNKAHGISKDLGMNVKVGNVLTSDLFYGDNPDAWKMWAKYGTLVVEMETAELYTVASKYNVKALSILTVSDSVITKELTTAQERQETFNNMVEIALKTALE, from the coding sequence ATGAGTATTCATATAGGAGCAAAAAAAGGAGATATAGCTGAAACAATTTTATTACCGGGAGATCCATTAAGAGCTAAATATATAGCTGAGAATTTTTTAGCAGATGCAGTATGTTATAACGAAGTAAGAGGAATGTACGGGTATACAGGAACATATAAAGGGAAAAGAGTATCTGTTCAAGGAACAGGTATGGGAATACCTTCAATATCTATATATGTAAATGAATTAATACAAAGTTATGATGTAAAAAATCTGATAAGAATTGGTACATGTGGCTCAATGCAGGAAGATATAAAAGTTAGAGATGTTGTATTGGCGATGAGTGCTTCCACTAACTCTGGTGCAAATAAAGTTAGATTTAGTGGACTTGATTATGCACCTACAGCCAATTTTGAGCTTCTTAATAAAGCACATGGTATTTCAAAAGACCTAGGTATGAATGTAAAAGTAGGAAATGTACTTACAAGTGATTTATTTTATGGGGACAATCCAGATGCATGGAAAATGTGGGCAAAATATGGAACATTAGTTGTTGAAATGGAAACAGCTGAATTATATACAGTAGCATCCAAGTATAACGTAAAAGCATTATCAATTTTAACAGTGAGTGACAGTGTTATAACAAAAGAGCTTACAACAGCTCAAGAAAGGCAAGAAACCTTTAACAATATGGTTGAAATAGCTTTAAAAACAGCATTAGAATAG
- a CDS encoding GNAT family N-acetyltransferase, whose amino-acid sequence MNDIIIKKLSSDEKIPYDLLLLADPSIETINDYIYRGSCYAAYINNIIIGAYVMIRTRPLTLELVNIAVIEEYQGKGIGKILIFNAIDMAKKDKVKVLEVGTGNSSISQLALYQKCGFRIVGIDRDFFKKHYTDKIIENGIECVDMIRLSIDL is encoded by the coding sequence ATGAATGACATTATTATAAAAAAGTTAAGCAGTGATGAAAAGATCCCATATGATTTACTTCTTTTGGCAGATCCATCAATTGAAACAATTAATGATTATATATATAGGGGAAGCTGTTATGCTGCATATATTAATAATATTATTATTGGAGCCTATGTAATGATAAGAACAAGACCATTAACTTTGGAACTTGTAAATATTGCAGTTATTGAGGAATATCAAGGCAAAGGGATAGGCAAGATATTAATATTTAATGCAATAGATATGGCAAAGAAAGATAAGGTAAAGGTTTTGGAAGTCGGGACAGGAAATTCCAGCATATCTCAATTAGCACTTTATCAAAAATGTGGATTTCGTATAGTTGGTATAGATAGAGATTTTTTTAAAAAGCATTATACAGATAAAATAATAGAAAATGGAATAGAATGTGTTGATATGATTAGGTTAAGTATAGATTTATAA